One stretch of Streptomyces sp. 135 DNA includes these proteins:
- a CDS encoding lytic polysaccharide monooxygenase, whose product MRNKKVYAAMVGLTTVGAFALSAGGASSHGYTDLPASRQINCAKGVVSNCGSIQYEPQSVEGLKGFPAGGPADGKICSAGIAGFNQLNSPKTPSGAAWPATQVSGGQNYTFRWQFTARHRTTDFKYYITKQGWDDSKPVTRAALDTTPFLSVPYNSQQPPATLSHSGTIPGGRSGHHVIVAVWTVADTANAFYACSDVKF is encoded by the coding sequence ATGCGTAACAAGAAGGTGTACGCGGCCATGGTCGGCCTCACCACGGTCGGCGCGTTCGCGCTCTCCGCCGGTGGCGCCAGCAGCCACGGCTACACGGATCTGCCCGCCAGTCGGCAGATCAACTGCGCCAAGGGCGTGGTGTCCAACTGCGGTTCCATCCAGTACGAACCGCAGAGCGTCGAGGGCCTCAAGGGCTTCCCCGCCGGGGGCCCCGCGGACGGCAAGATCTGCTCGGCGGGCATAGCGGGCTTCAACCAGCTCAACTCGCCGAAGACGCCGAGCGGCGCCGCTTGGCCCGCGACGCAGGTGAGCGGTGGGCAGAACTACACGTTCCGCTGGCAGTTCACCGCCCGTCACCGCACCACCGACTTCAAGTACTACATCACCAAGCAGGGCTGGGACGACAGCAAGCCGGTGACCAGGGCCGCCCTGGACACCACGCCGTTCCTCAGCGTCCCGTACAACAGCCAGCAGCCGCCCGCGACGCTCTCGCACAGCGGCACGATCCCCGGCGGTCGCAGCGGTCACCACGTGATCGTCGCGGTCTGGACGGTCGCCGACACGGCGAACGCGTTCTACGCCTGCTCGGACGTCAAATTCTGA
- a CDS encoding FadR/GntR family transcriptional regulator yields MARDIQERIKKLILDSRLPSGASLPTEPELMERLGVSRNSVREALKALQAMGIVEIRHGFGTYVGPMSVAPMIEGLAFRTVAGHYRGEDSLLQLLELREAVETGLIARLAGRVPAADLAELDALVDRMDAEAASPRGAVRAETDRAFHAALYRGLGNPLLGEVLEAFWDSFHKVRTDLVDVPQDPRITCRQHREILEAVRSGDALRAERAIREHFGNIRTRLGTPAPRDTSDSSFDR; encoded by the coding sequence ATGGCGCGCGACATCCAGGAGCGGATCAAGAAGCTCATCCTCGATTCCCGGCTGCCCTCCGGGGCCTCGCTCCCCACCGAGCCCGAACTGATGGAGCGCCTGGGGGTCAGCAGGAACTCCGTACGAGAGGCCCTCAAGGCACTCCAGGCCATGGGCATCGTAGAGATCCGGCACGGTTTCGGGACGTACGTCGGCCCGATGTCGGTCGCGCCGATGATCGAGGGCCTCGCGTTCCGCACGGTCGCCGGGCACTACCGCGGCGAGGACAGCCTGCTCCAGCTCCTCGAGCTGCGCGAGGCCGTGGAGACCGGGCTGATCGCGCGCCTCGCGGGCCGCGTCCCGGCGGCCGACCTCGCCGAACTCGACGCCTTGGTGGACCGCATGGACGCCGAGGCCGCCTCCCCTCGGGGCGCCGTGCGCGCCGAGACCGACCGCGCCTTTCACGCCGCGCTCTACCGCGGGCTCGGCAATCCGCTCCTCGGCGAGGTCCTGGAGGCGTTCTGGGACTCCTTTCACAAGGTCCGCACGGATCTGGTGGACGTACCGCAGGATCCCAGGATCACCTGCCGCCAGCACCGCGAGATCCTGGAGGCCGTGCGCTCGGGTGACGCCCTCCGGGCCGAGCGCGCCATACGGGAACACTTCGGCAACATTCGAACACGTTTGGGCACACCTGCACCAAGAGACACCTCAGATAGCTCGTTTGACCGGTAA